A window from Opitutia bacterium ISCC 52 encodes these proteins:
- a CDS encoding pyridoxamine 5'-phosphate oxidase family protein has product MGDVLESLTEDHIAWSMKQKIFFVSTAPLSESGHINCSPKASGCYQFPDNGTFIYSDFTGSANETIAHVNENGRILIMFCSFEGPPSVMRLHGQGQVILPGHQDFDTFKKQFPQNLGLRSFIKVTINRASVSCGYSVPLFEFAGHRDALDKWAHVQGEEKLKEYRAMKNSTSIDGLPAYERLRRKE; this is encoded by the coding sequence ATGGGAGATGTTCTTGAATCACTGACAGAAGATCACATTGCCTGGTCAATGAAGCAGAAGATCTTTTTTGTTTCTACTGCGCCCCTTAGCGAATCCGGTCATATAAATTGTTCACCGAAAGCCAGCGGGTGCTATCAGTTTCCTGATAACGGGACCTTCATTTATTCCGATTTCACGGGTAGTGCCAATGAAACGATTGCGCATGTGAATGAAAATGGGCGCATCCTAATAATGTTTTGTTCATTCGAAGGACCGCCCAGTGTCATGCGCTTGCATGGGCAAGGCCAAGTGATTTTGCCGGGTCACCAAGACTTTGATACATTTAAAAAGCAATTTCCGCAAAATCTAGGCCTTCGTTCGTTCATCAAGGTAACTATCAACCGAGCCTCCGTTTCCTGCGGATATTCAGTCCCTCTATTTGAATTTGCCGGGCATCGGGATGCATTGGACAAGTGGGCTCATGTGCAAGGCGAGGAAAAGCTTAAGGAATACCGGGCAATGAAGAATAGCACCAGCATTGATGGCCTTCCCGCTTACGAGCGCCTTCGTCGTAAAGAGTGA
- a CDS encoding NUDIX hydrolase — protein sequence MSTQSDPSCWEKKESELVADCRIFKLFKNRFRHPVSQTEGDFFAIDAADWITVVAITENQELVTVRQFRFGIEDLSLEVPAGLMESGEDPLATGLRELREETGFEGEDAELLGWVYPNPAIQNNRCFVIGVNNARQVASTEWDEHEELQTQLIPLGDMSQRIQTGEFRHSLSICAWSYYCMK from the coding sequence ATGTCCACCCAGTCCGATCCCTCCTGCTGGGAAAAAAAGGAGTCGGAGCTCGTTGCGGATTGTCGGATTTTTAAACTATTTAAAAACCGCTTTCGCCATCCGGTAAGTCAAACCGAAGGCGATTTCTTCGCCATAGACGCTGCTGATTGGATAACGGTGGTGGCCATAACAGAGAATCAGGAGCTGGTAACTGTTCGGCAATTTCGATTCGGTATCGAAGATCTATCTTTGGAAGTACCTGCGGGCTTAATGGAATCTGGAGAGGATCCTCTGGCAACCGGACTTCGAGAATTACGAGAGGAAACCGGTTTCGAGGGGGAAGATGCCGAGTTGCTTGGCTGGGTTTATCCGAATCCAGCGATTCAGAACAATCGTTGTTTTGTCATTGGCGTAAATAATGCCCGTCAGGTTGCTTCGACTGAATGGGATGAGCATGAGGAGCTTCAGACTCAGCTTATCCCTCTAGGCGATATGTCGCAAAGGATTCAAACGGGTGAGTTTCGGCACTCCTTAAGTATCTGTGCTTGGAGCTACTATTGTATGAAGTAG
- a CDS encoding succinate dehydrogenase/fumarate reductase iron-sulfur subunit, which yields MKLTLRIWRQEGADASGGLVDYTMDDVSPDSSFLEMLDLLNEDLIDSGDDPVAFDHDCREGICGMCSLTINGVPHGPERMTTVCQLHMRHFNDGETITIEPWRAKPFPVIRDLIVDRTQFDKIQQAGGFISVRTGSPPDGNAIPISKEVADYAMDAAACIGCGACVAACKNASAMLFTAAKSSQLNSLPQGKPEKDRRVLGMVAAMDEAGFGNCTNYGECQAVCPKGITLDFIAQMNRDYAVASVKKLFGNVG from the coding sequence ATGAAACTGACTTTACGTATTTGGAGACAGGAAGGGGCGGATGCCTCAGGAGGATTGGTAGATTATACAATGGATGACGTGTCCCCCGACTCGTCATTTCTAGAGATGCTCGATCTGCTCAATGAAGATTTGATTGATAGTGGCGATGACCCGGTTGCCTTCGACCACGATTGTCGTGAAGGCATATGCGGCATGTGTTCATTGACCATCAATGGGGTTCCGCATGGTCCGGAGCGCATGACCACCGTCTGCCAATTGCACATGCGACATTTCAATGATGGTGAGACAATCACCATCGAACCTTGGCGTGCTAAACCCTTTCCGGTGATTCGCGACCTCATTGTTGATCGCACACAGTTCGACAAGATTCAGCAAGCAGGTGGATTTATATCCGTTCGTACTGGAAGTCCTCCCGATGGGAATGCTATTCCGATCTCAAAGGAGGTGGCCGATTATGCCATGGATGCAGCAGCTTGTATTGGCTGTGGAGCTTGTGTGGCAGCCTGTAAGAATGCCTCGGCAATGTTGTTCACAGCGGCGAAGTCATCCCAATTGAATTCCCTTCCTCAAGGGAAGCCTGAGAAAGATCGCCGCGTGCTCGGTATGGTTGCAGCCATGGACGAAGCTGGTTTCGGAAATTGCACCAATTATGGGGAGTGCCAGGCAGTTTGCCCTAAGGGAATTACTCTCGATTTTATCGCCCAAATGAACCGTGACTACGCCGTGGCCTCCGTAAAGAAGCTCTTTGGCAACGTTGGTTGA
- a CDS encoding succinate dehydrogenase cytochrome b subunit: MSLLASSLGKKYIMALSGLVLSLFVLGHMVGNLQVFGDPYLINAYGYKLQHLPYGLLWVIRLFLLLCVVAHIWAAITLNMENKKARPEDYHTKATVQASLASRTMIMSGLIILCFLIFHLLHYTVRSVPGHEYNYSIVASDGTEYPAEVPLVHNGRTKVDAYGKPLIVHNVHGMMIAGFSYPLLSLFYIIGTYLLCMHLSHGVSSMFQSLGLRNESWRYRLDALAKVYGWITFIGYASIPLSIWLGLVQASS, from the coding sequence ATGAGTCTTCTCGCTTCTTCATTAGGTAAGAAATACATCATGGCTTTGTCCGGGCTGGTGCTTTCGCTGTTCGTTCTTGGCCACATGGTAGGTAATCTCCAAGTATTTGGAGACCCTTACTTGATCAATGCTTACGGTTACAAACTGCAACACCTGCCGTACGGGCTTTTATGGGTCATACGTCTTTTTCTGCTGCTCTGTGTAGTAGCGCACATCTGGGCTGCCATAACGCTCAATATGGAGAACAAAAAAGCGAGGCCGGAAGACTACCACACCAAGGCGACTGTCCAGGCTTCATTGGCTTCCAGGACTATGATCATGTCTGGCTTGATCATCCTTTGTTTCCTGATTTTCCACCTGTTGCATTACACCGTGCGATCTGTTCCAGGACATGAATATAACTATTCGATTGTTGCGAGCGACGGAACAGAGTATCCAGCTGAAGTTCCTCTCGTGCATAATGGCAGGACCAAGGTCGACGCTTATGGGAAACCGTTAATTGTTCACAACGTGCATGGTATGATGATCGCCGGGTTTTCTTACCCGCTGCTGTCTCTATTTTATATCATAGGTACTTACCTCTTGTGCATGCACCTCTCCCATGGAGTGAGTAGTATGTTCCAATCGTTGGGCCTGCGAAATGAAAGTTGGCGATATCGCCTCGACGCACTGGCCAAAGTCTACGGTTGGATTACTTTCATTGGTTACGCATCCATCCCCCTGAGCATCTGGTTAGGGCTTGTTCAAGCATCCTCCTAA
- a CDS encoding tetratricopeptide repeat protein, which translates to MLEEGLAELDAFSNSSAPDSLKMQGQLKAIQAHLNAGQMDQATARMLNNTWSITTMPELAQLAFSALRCGEYSMATGRYQAALKLFQLVPPKSQLVRLKKEKLDDLKLRILSGRRRAILATNRHQQQYLGRLEQQLTQQLEALETSEDYTPTFYLHYGQCLLFDGQLYKVWLMFEYISLKEAYETSIREEAHYRWVICAHQLQDWEEALTIARNFVERYPDSKLAPQALYLIAKAHLEQRRFSESIDVLNDLIQSFPDHPLHGRWVFTRGFNQVVLEDYEAARTDFARYATEHPQGQLAINSRLWNALTYFFERNYAACIDQLSELRSLDSRHPLYPEILYRLASAHYSARDYEPALETIDDYLKNFARHQRVNEAHVLRGDILMGQGLLEEATASFDSVSWESPDMYLYSLFQRGKIYRAQEDYPGMVQLFESFLEEDESPKIRVTEALYWLGLSARWKNGSSLPGF; encoded by the coding sequence ATGCTGGAAGAAGGTCTGGCTGAACTCGACGCCTTTTCTAATTCATCAGCACCCGATTCCTTAAAAATGCAAGGACAGCTGAAAGCGATTCAAGCTCACTTGAACGCGGGCCAGATGGACCAAGCTACAGCACGGATGCTTAACAACACCTGGTCGATTACTACGATGCCAGAATTGGCCCAATTGGCTTTTTCGGCCTTGCGCTGTGGAGAGTATTCGATGGCAACAGGTCGCTACCAGGCGGCTTTGAAGTTATTTCAACTGGTCCCTCCAAAATCCCAACTTGTTCGTCTGAAAAAGGAGAAACTGGACGATCTCAAACTTCGTATCTTGAGCGGTAGGCGCCGCGCAATCCTGGCCACCAATCGTCACCAGCAACAGTACCTGGGCCGACTTGAACAACAGCTCACTCAGCAACTGGAAGCCCTTGAAACTTCGGAGGATTACACACCCACCTTCTATTTGCACTACGGGCAATGCCTGCTGTTCGATGGGCAATTGTATAAGGTGTGGTTGATGTTTGAATACATCTCCCTCAAGGAAGCATATGAAACATCTATTCGAGAGGAGGCGCATTATCGTTGGGTGATATGCGCACATCAATTGCAGGACTGGGAGGAAGCACTGACTATAGCGCGAAACTTTGTGGAACGTTATCCCGACTCCAAGCTGGCACCCCAAGCGCTCTACTTAATCGCCAAAGCTCATCTGGAACAACGCCGCTTTTCCGAGAGCATCGACGTTCTCAACGACCTGATTCAATCGTTCCCCGACCACCCATTGCACGGACGGTGGGTATTCACTCGTGGATTCAATCAGGTAGTGTTGGAAGACTATGAAGCGGCAAGAACAGATTTCGCGCGCTATGCAACTGAGCATCCACAAGGACAGCTTGCTATAAATTCCAGGCTCTGGAACGCCCTCACATATTTCTTCGAAAGAAATTATGCCGCCTGTATCGATCAACTCTCAGAGCTTCGCAGCTTGGATTCCCGTCACCCATTATATCCAGAAATTCTCTACCGGCTCGCCTCAGCTCATTACTCTGCCAGAGACTATGAGCCCGCGCTTGAAACCATCGACGACTATCTGAAAAACTTTGCACGGCATCAGCGCGTGAATGAAGCGCATGTGCTTCGAGGTGACATTTTAATGGGCCAAGGTTTGCTGGAGGAAGCCACAGCATCATTCGATTCCGTATCCTGGGAGTCACCGGATATGTATCTGTATAGCCTGTTTCAACGCGGCAAGATATACCGCGCACAGGAAGACTATCCTGGTATGGTGCAGCTGTTTGAATCATTTCTTGAAGAGGACGAAAGCCCGAAGATTCGAGTGACCGAAGCTCTGTATTGGCTGGGCCTATCAGCAAGATGGAAAAACGGATCAAGCTTACCCGGTTTTTGA
- a CDS encoding fumarate reductase/succinate dehydrogenase flavoprotein subunit — protein MNLDAKIPEGPLEDKWQNHKFSSKLVNPANKRKYNIIVVGSGLAGGSLSASLGEMGYNVKCFCYQDSPRRAHSIAAQGGINASKNYQNDGDSVYRLFYDTIKGGDFRSREANVYRLAEVSGNIIDQCVAQGVPFAREYGGLLANRSFGGAQVSRTFYARGQTGQQLLLGAYSALNAQIASGQVEMYNRHEMLEPVLVDGHAKGIITRNLVNGEIESWSADAVVLATGGYSTVFFLSTCAAGVNVSAAFRAYKKGAGFANPCYTQIHPTCIPQEGDHQSKLTLMSESLRNDGRVWVPKDAAVSEKLRNKEIRPRDVAESDRDYFLERKYPSFGNLAPRDISSRSAKEACDEGRGISRTGFGVYLDFEDAIGRLGQPAIQERYGNLFEMYERISGDSGYETPMMIYPAPHYTMGGLWVDYNLMSNIEGLFVLGEANFSDHGANRLGASALMQGLADGYFVAPYTIGNYLAQAGFGAPDPEGPAFKEAKASVVDRTQRMLDVQGKRSARSIHIELGRIMWEYCGMARTDEGLRKALKLIPELREQFWNDVRVPGHGQQLNVELERAGRVADHLEFAELMCHDALNRDESCGGHFREEHQTDEGEAMRDDENFSHVSVWENQGENNAPIKHKEDLVYESVKMATRSYK, from the coding sequence ATGAATTTAGACGCAAAAATTCCAGAGGGTCCCCTCGAAGATAAGTGGCAGAACCACAAGTTCAGCAGTAAGCTGGTCAACCCTGCCAATAAGCGGAAGTATAACATCATCGTGGTCGGGTCCGGGTTAGCCGGAGGATCATTATCCGCTTCGCTCGGTGAAATGGGTTACAACGTAAAGTGTTTCTGTTATCAGGACAGTCCACGGCGGGCTCACTCCATCGCCGCTCAAGGCGGTATCAATGCCTCCAAGAATTATCAGAACGATGGGGATAGCGTGTATCGGCTTTTTTATGACACGATCAAGGGGGGTGACTTCCGATCTCGTGAAGCCAATGTTTATCGCCTTGCTGAAGTCAGCGGCAACATCATCGACCAGTGTGTGGCGCAAGGTGTGCCATTCGCCCGGGAGTATGGCGGCTTACTTGCCAATCGCTCGTTCGGTGGCGCCCAGGTATCCCGCACATTTTACGCTCGAGGGCAAACAGGTCAGCAACTCCTCTTGGGAGCATACTCTGCCTTAAACGCTCAGATTGCCAGTGGCCAGGTTGAGATGTATAACCGGCACGAGATGTTGGAGCCGGTCTTGGTAGACGGTCATGCCAAGGGCATCATTACCAGAAACCTGGTGAATGGTGAGATCGAATCCTGGAGTGCCGATGCGGTAGTTCTGGCAACCGGTGGCTATAGCACCGTATTCTTCCTTTCTACTTGTGCAGCCGGAGTCAATGTCAGCGCTGCTTTCCGTGCCTACAAAAAAGGTGCCGGTTTCGCTAACCCTTGTTACACCCAAATTCACCCAACCTGTATTCCCCAGGAGGGAGACCACCAGTCAAAGTTGACCTTGATGTCGGAGTCACTCCGCAATGATGGTCGTGTCTGGGTTCCCAAGGATGCGGCCGTATCTGAGAAGCTGCGTAATAAGGAAATTCGTCCGCGTGACGTAGCCGAATCTGATCGCGACTACTTTTTGGAGCGCAAGTATCCTAGCTTCGGCAACCTTGCTCCTCGTGATATCTCAAGCCGGTCGGCCAAAGAAGCCTGCGATGAAGGCCGCGGTATTTCTCGCACTGGATTTGGTGTCTATCTGGATTTCGAGGACGCTATTGGTCGTCTCGGACAGCCAGCGATTCAAGAGCGTTACGGCAACCTGTTTGAGATGTATGAGCGGATCTCCGGTGATAGTGGTTACGAAACCCCGATGATGATTTATCCTGCACCGCACTATACGATGGGCGGACTCTGGGTTGATTACAATTTGATGAGTAATATCGAAGGGCTCTTCGTGCTTGGAGAGGCTAATTTCTCTGATCATGGGGCGAACCGTCTGGGAGCGAGTGCTCTTATGCAGGGACTAGCCGATGGTTACTTCGTCGCACCCTACACCATTGGAAACTACCTGGCACAGGCAGGATTCGGTGCCCCGGATCCTGAGGGTCCAGCTTTCAAGGAAGCGAAGGCATCAGTTGTAGATCGCACCCAACGCATGCTTGATGTGCAAGGTAAGCGCTCTGCGCGATCCATTCATATCGAACTTGGCCGAATCATGTGGGAATACTGTGGGATGGCTCGCACGGATGAAGGTTTGCGGAAAGCGTTGAAGCTTATTCCCGAACTACGGGAACAATTCTGGAACGACGTTCGTGTGCCTGGTCATGGTCAACAACTCAATGTAGAGCTCGAACGGGCCGGTCGGGTTGCAGATCACCTCGAGTTTGCGGAGCTGATGTGTCATGATGCTCTTAACCGCGACGAGTCCTGTGGAGGGCACTTCCGGGAAGAGCACCAGACAGATGAAGGAGAAGCAATGCGGGATGATGAAAACTTCTCCCATGTATCGGTTTGGGAAAACCAAGGGGAAAACAACGCCCCGATTAAGCACAAAGAGGATTTGGTCTACGAATCCGTAAAAATGGCCACCCGGAGTTACAAGTAA
- a CDS encoding hybrid sensor histidine kinase/response regulator: MISDKSIDISNKVILVIDDSSLDRKLISKVLERKSFQVFSAASGEEGISMIQEVLPDLILLDIMMEGMDGLEICQHLKGMPECKNVAIIFMTGKTDSDTILQAFSEGASDYITKPYRIKEAMARIETHLKVRALLEQHTEFIKALTQANTEKSKFLGIASHDLKNPLVSINGLAHFLASGKFGNMSSTQAEMVSSIYEASEAMLALVNDLFDVALIETGQLKVEIDEVDLYKLVKTSVNLYRITAEKKEIQIEFVDNDIPDIVRCDKRQVRRVMDNLLSNAIKFSEAGTTIRVIIESDNNWVFFRVADEGPGVPEDEFDKLFESFSKTSAQPTGGETSTGLGLNICKKVMKAHGGDIYAENLPEKGAQFSVQLQNSAVS, from the coding sequence ATGATCTCGGACAAATCCATTGATATTTCGAATAAGGTAATTCTCGTCATCGACGACAGTTCCCTAGACCGGAAACTGATATCAAAAGTCCTGGAACGAAAAAGTTTCCAGGTGTTTTCTGCTGCTAGTGGAGAAGAAGGTATTTCCATGATTCAGGAGGTCTTGCCCGACCTGATTCTTTTGGATATTATGATGGAAGGTATGGATGGACTTGAGATATGCCAACATCTGAAAGGGATGCCCGAGTGTAAGAATGTGGCCATCATCTTCATGACTGGTAAGACCGATTCGGATACCATTCTGCAGGCTTTTTCGGAAGGGGCATCTGACTACATTACCAAGCCTTACCGAATCAAAGAAGCGATGGCTCGTATCGAGACCCACTTGAAGGTCCGTGCCCTGCTCGAGCAACATACTGAATTTATTAAGGCTCTAACTCAGGCGAATACTGAGAAATCAAAATTCTTGGGTATAGCTTCTCACGATCTTAAAAACCCTTTGGTTTCCATCAACGGATTGGCTCACTTCCTCGCCTCTGGAAAGTTTGGCAACATGAGTTCCACTCAGGCCGAAATGGTTTCCAGTATATATGAAGCCTCCGAAGCCATGCTGGCTCTTGTGAATGATCTATTTGACGTGGCTCTTATTGAAACGGGTCAGCTCAAAGTTGAAATTGATGAAGTCGATTTATACAAACTGGTGAAGACTTCTGTGAATCTCTATCGAATTACAGCGGAAAAGAAGGAGATTCAAATTGAGTTTGTTGATAATGATATTCCCGATATCGTTCGATGCGACAAGCGACAAGTACGTCGGGTGATGGACAACTTGCTTAGCAATGCCATCAAGTTTTCTGAAGCAGGTACTACGATTCGAGTAATCATCGAGAGTGACAACAATTGGGTCTTCTTCCGCGTGGCCGATGAAGGACCAGGTGTTCCTGAGGATGAGTTCGATAAGCTGTTCGAGAGTTTCTCAAAGACTTCTGCCCAGCCAACTGGTGGAGAAACCAGTACTGGTTTAGGTCTGAATATCTGCAAAAAAGTGATGAAGGCCCATGGCGGTGACATCTATGCTGAGAATTTGCCGGAAAAAGGAGCTCAATTTTCTGTCCAACTACAAAATTCTGCCGTTAGCTAG
- a CDS encoding LysM peptidoglycan-binding domain-containing protein, whose product MENLAKATPIIAIAAFVCGLVGLILGIVAFQKSSEIDAVTEIKDANATISESVAGLQTEMDGISKKYVTLTQLKEFANSTQDGFNQITDTISKTRTDVRANTIKVAELETKLQSGGVVRRSTPSSSSSSSSSPSATSDSSAAAASSGPAGGAEYTIQSGDTLGKVAANFGVTLDKLLSANPGVQPRYLKVGQTIVIPE is encoded by the coding sequence ATGGAAAATTTGGCAAAAGCAACGCCTATTATTGCGATCGCAGCCTTCGTGTGCGGTTTGGTTGGCTTAATCCTTGGAATTGTAGCCTTTCAGAAGTCTTCAGAGATCGATGCGGTGACAGAAATTAAGGATGCTAACGCGACCATCAGTGAGAGCGTAGCTGGTTTACAAACGGAGATGGATGGCATTTCAAAGAAGTATGTAACGCTCACGCAATTGAAGGAATTTGCGAATTCAACACAGGACGGATTTAATCAAATCACTGATACGATCTCCAAGACTCGCACGGATGTCCGCGCGAATACGATCAAAGTCGCCGAGTTAGAGACCAAGCTTCAAAGTGGTGGGGTTGTTCGTAGATCAACTCCCAGTTCCTCCAGTTCGAGTTCATCGTCTCCATCGGCTACCTCTGATTCCTCTGCAGCTGCAGCGTCTTCGGGCCCTGCAGGTGGGGCCGAGTACACCATCCAATCCGGTGATACTTTGGGAAAAGTCGCGGCTAATTTTGGAGTTACTCTAGATAAGCTCTTAAGTGCTAATCCCGGTGTGCAGCCTCGCTACCTCAAGGTAGGGCAGACCATTGTGATTCCTGAATAG